In Aureibaculum algae, the following are encoded in one genomic region:
- a CDS encoding D-alanine--D-alanine ligase — protein sequence MQNIAIIMGGYSSEVEISLKSGNVVFNNLNRDHYSPFRVHILKEKWVALDDNSTEYPINKHDFSTEINGKKITFDCVFNAIHGNPGENGVILAYFKLLGIKHTSAPFYQMALTFNKRDTLSVVKAYGIKTATSIYLNEGDTINEDAIFKKVGLPCFVKPNNAGSSFGISKVSKKEQLTEALKTAFKEDSEILIESFLDGTEVSIGVIEYEGKVKVLAPTEIVTENDFFDYEAKYLGKSQEITPARISEQKLQNVNAAAAHVYKVLGMKGFSRAEYIFIGDEPYFLEINTVPGLTTESLLPMQAKVAGISLTDLFGNAIEEALS from the coding sequence ATGCAGAATATAGCTATTATTATGGGAGGCTATTCCTCCGAAGTGGAAATTTCTTTAAAAAGTGGAAATGTAGTTTTTAATAACCTAAACAGGGATCATTACAGCCCTTTTCGTGTTCATATTTTAAAAGAAAAATGGGTAGCGTTAGATGATAACAGCACCGAATACCCAATTAACAAGCATGATTTTTCTACTGAAATTAACGGAAAAAAAATCACTTTTGATTGTGTTTTTAACGCCATTCATGGTAACCCTGGAGAAAATGGTGTGATTCTAGCCTATTTCAAATTGTTAGGGATTAAACATACTTCCGCACCTTTTTATCAAATGGCATTGACCTTTAATAAGCGTGATACTTTAAGTGTGGTAAAAGCCTACGGTATTAAAACGGCAACTTCCATATATTTAAATGAAGGTGATACCATAAATGAAGATGCCATATTTAAAAAAGTAGGATTACCTTGTTTTGTAAAACCTAATAATGCGGGTTCCAGTTTTGGAATTTCTAAAGTTTCGAAAAAGGAGCAGCTCACTGAAGCTTTAAAAACTGCTTTTAAAGAAGATTCTGAAATTTTAATTGAATCTTTTTTAGATGGTACCGAAGTTTCTATTGGTGTTATAGAATATGAAGGAAAAGTAAAAGTGTTGGCACCAACGGAAATTGTTACAGAAAATGATTTTTTCGATTATGAGGCCAAATATTTAGGTAAAAGTCAAGAGATTACTCCTGCACGTATTTCAGAACAAAAATTACAGAATGTAAATGCGGCTGCAGCACATGTTTATAAAGTTTTAGGTATGAAAGGTTTTTCGAGAGCTGAATATATCTTTATTGGTGACGAACCTTATTTTTTAGAAATAAATACGGTTCCTGGTTTAACCACTGAAAGTTTATTACCAATGCAAGCAAAAGTAGCAGGTATTTCTTTAACTGATTTATTTGGAAATGCTATTGAGGAGGCTTTAAGTTAA
- a CDS encoding PASTA domain-containing protein, with product MKLLQYLKSKIFIRTIILMGIIVIALIFGLKAMMSYTTNHDQKILVPDLKKMSLSDTETTLSNLNLNFVIQDSASYNPDYPPKSVIDQDPEAGDFVKDGRKIYLTLNPSSYKKIAMPDLLNKTKRQVETHLKSIGFKIGKYQYIPDLGKDVVRKMKYKGKELEMGDLVPKNSLIDLVLGDGTGDGTSVSTDEGTDEN from the coding sequence ATGAAACTACTTCAGTATTTAAAAAGTAAAATTTTTATTAGAACCATTATTTTAATGGGGATTATTGTGATTGCATTGATTTTTGGACTAAAAGCCATGATGAGTTATACCACAAATCACGATCAAAAAATATTGGTTCCAGACTTGAAAAAGATGTCTTTATCAGATACTGAAACTACGTTATCTAATCTTAATTTAAATTTTGTTATTCAAGATTCTGCAAGTTACAATCCTGATTATCCGCCAAAGTCGGTTATTGATCAAGATCCAGAGGCGGGAGATTTTGTTAAGGATGGTCGTAAAATATATTTAACGCTAAACCCATCAAGCTATAAAAAAATAGCGATGCCTGATTTGTTGAATAAAACGAAAAGACAAGTAGAGACACATTTAAAATCTATTGGGTTTAAAATTGGAAAATATCAATATATACCTGATCTAGGTAAAGATGTAGTTCGTAAAATGAAATATAAAGGCAAAGAATTAGAGATGGGAGATTTAGTTCCAAAAAACTCTTTAATAGACTTGGTGTTGGGAGACGGAACTGGTGATGGAACGAGCGTTAGTACTGATGAAGGAACTGATGAAAATTAA
- a CDS encoding RluA family pseudouridine synthase: MSEQEIELDQDDLYEHYKFTASTGQDPLRVDKFLMNFIENATRNKIQQAIKAGNVLVNDVAVKSNHKVKPFDVVRVVLAHPPHENLLVAEDIPIDIVYEDDDVMVVNKPAGMVVHPGHGNYSGTLVNGLIHHIENLPTNSNERPGLVHRIDKDTSGLLVVAKTEHAMSHLSNQFYDRTTERLYYALVWGNVEGEEGTIEGNIGRSLKNRLQMSVFPDGEHGKHAVTHYKVLERFSYVTLVQCKLETGRTHQIRAHFKHIGHTLFNDERYGGNAVLKGTTFTKYKQFVDNCFKVLPRQALHAKTLGFEHPTTGEFMRFNSEIPEDIVQCLEKWRTYTVNQKE, from the coding sequence ATGTCTGAACAAGAAATAGAATTAGATCAGGATGATTTGTATGAGCATTATAAGTTTACGGCTTCTACTGGTCAAGACCCTTTAAGGGTAGATAAATTTTTAATGAACTTTATTGAAAATGCTACTCGTAATAAAATTCAACAAGCCATAAAAGCGGGTAATGTATTGGTGAATGATGTTGCTGTAAAATCAAATCATAAGGTAAAACCATTTGATGTAGTTCGTGTAGTATTGGCACATCCACCGCATGAAAACTTATTAGTTGCTGAAGATATTCCCATAGATATCGTTTATGAAGATGATGATGTAATGGTGGTTAACAAACCCGCGGGAATGGTTGTACATCCAGGTCACGGAAATTATAGTGGTACATTGGTTAATGGATTAATCCATCATATTGAAAATTTACCAACAAACTCAAATGAACGTCCCGGCTTAGTGCATCGTATTGATAAAGATACGAGTGGATTATTAGTTGTAGCTAAGACTGAGCATGCCATGTCTCATTTGTCCAATCAGTTTTATGATAGAACTACAGAGCGTTTGTATTATGCTTTAGTTTGGGGTAATGTAGAAGGTGAAGAAGGTACTATTGAAGGTAATATAGGTAGAAGCTTAAAAAACCGCTTGCAAATGAGCGTTTTTCCTGATGGAGAACACGGTAAACATGCGGTTACACATTATAAAGTATTAGAACGATTTAGTTATGTTACACTAGTTCAATGTAAATTAGAAACAGGCCGTACGCATCAAATTAGAGCCCATTTTAAGCATATTGGTCACACTTTATTTAATGATGAACGTTACGGTGGAAATGCCGTTTTAAAAGGAACTACGTTTACTAAATACAAGCAATTTGTTGACAATTGTTTTAAGGTCCTACCAAGGCAGGCCTTACATGCTAAAACCTTAGGTTTTGAACATCCAACAACTGGAGAGTTTATGCGATTTAATTCTGAAATACCGGAAGATATTGTTCAGTGTTTAGAAAAATGGAGAACGTATACGGTTAACCAAAAGGAATAA